A stretch of the Sulfurospirillum sp. UCH001 genome encodes the following:
- the galU gene encoding UTP--glucose-1-phosphate uridylyltransferase GalU: MSSISKYSKINSLKSVKKCLFPAAGYGTHFLPATKAMPKEMLPVLTKPLIQYGVEEAVSAGIDTMAIVTGRGKRAIEDHFDVSYELEHQIKGTSKESYLTEIRNLIDNCTFSYTRQVEMKGLGHAILTGKTLIGDEPFAVILADDLCDNNDDDPVLKQMVEVYEKYRCCVVAIEEVPKEETNKYGVIDGKIVDGNESVLRVSNMVEKPDPKDAPTNLAIIGRYILTPDIFEVIENTKPGKGGEIQITDALLELAKQGKVIAYKFQGRRFDCGSIEGFVEATNYFHDKVK; this comes from the coding sequence GTGTCGAGTATCTCAAAATATAGCAAAATCAATAGTTTGAAATCTGTTAAAAAATGTCTTTTCCCTGCTGCTGGGTATGGTACACACTTCCTCCCTGCAACAAAAGCGATGCCAAAAGAGATGTTACCTGTTCTTACAAAGCCTTTGATTCAATATGGTGTTGAAGAGGCGGTTAGTGCAGGTATTGACACTATGGCGATTGTCACAGGTCGTGGTAAGCGTGCGATTGAAGACCATTTTGACGTGAGTTATGAGCTTGAGCACCAAATTAAAGGTACCTCAAAAGAGAGCTACCTTACTGAAATTCGTAATCTCATTGATAATTGTACCTTCAGTTATACCAGACAAGTGGAGATGAAAGGCTTGGGTCACGCAATTCTAACAGGTAAAACATTGATTGGAGATGAGCCATTTGCTGTTATTTTAGCGGATGACTTGTGTGACAACAATGATGATGACCCAGTACTTAAACAAATGGTAGAAGTGTATGAAAAATACCGCTGCTGTGTTGTTGCTATCGAAGAAGTTCCAAAAGAAGAAACCAATAAATACGGTGTAATCGATGGTAAAATTGTAGACGGCAATGAGTCGGTACTTCGCGTGTCTAACATGGTAGAAAAACCAGATCCAAAAGATGCTCCAACCAATTTGGCGATTATTGGTCGTTATATCCTTACCCCAGATATTTTTGAAGTCATTGAAAATACAAAACCAGGTAAAGGTGGAGAAATTCAAATTACCGATGCTCTTTTAGAGCTTGCAAAACAAGGTAAAGTTATCGCGTATAAATTCCAAGGAAGACGTTTTGACTGTGGTTCTATCGAGGGCTTTGTTGAAGCGACAAACTACTTCCACGATAAAGTAAAATAA